In Arthrobacter burdickii, one DNA window encodes the following:
- a CDS encoding glutathione peroxidase: MSSSDLYGIDLTMNDGSRKSFGDFRGHPVLVVNVASKCGFTPQYAGLEELYGRYAEDGLVVLGMPCNQFLGQEPGNDDEIAAFCSTTFGVTFPLLAKGDVRGKDQHPLYRQLTTFKNGALPGLVKWNFEKFLVGRDGEIVARFAPNVEPDAPEVIAAIEDALARAAA, from the coding sequence ATGTCCTCGTCCGACCTGTACGGCATCGACCTCACCATGAACGACGGCAGCCGGAAGTCCTTCGGCGATTTCCGCGGCCACCCGGTCCTGGTGGTGAACGTGGCGTCGAAATGCGGGTTCACCCCGCAGTACGCCGGCCTCGAGGAGCTGTACGGCAGGTATGCCGAGGATGGGCTCGTGGTCCTGGGGATGCCCTGCAACCAGTTCCTGGGACAGGAACCGGGGAACGACGACGAGATCGCCGCCTTCTGCTCCACGACGTTCGGCGTGACGTTCCCGCTTCTGGCCAAGGGTGATGTGCGGGGCAAGGACCAGCACCCGCTGTACCGGCAGCTCACCACGTTCAAGAACGGGGCCCTGCCCGGGCTCGTGAAGTGGAACTTCGAGAAGTTCCTCGTCGGCCGCGACGGCGAGATCGTGGCGCGCTTCGCCCCCAACGTGGAACCGGACGCCCCCGAGGTCATCGCCGCGATCGAGGATGCCCTGGCACGCGCCGCTGCCTGA
- a CDS encoding oxygenase MpaB family protein, whose protein sequence is MGIIGTWKTQLRTTFTDGDPAIPQWQFEFENGDDAGYFPVGSAVWTVHSSMTPTVAGIRALLLQALHPGAMAGVHAHSSFREEPLGRLANTIRWIFTVTYGSRVAAQEGSAFVQRLHTRVHGTYVDSRGEEKPYSAADPDLIRWVHLAFTDAFVAAHASYGGSIPGGVDQYVAEWAQAGELMGLEDPPRSEAELRSQLAAFDGELTASEQVRQALTYIRRPPLPWSQRLGYQVLFAGAVATLEPRHREMLGLRVPSLGPVALPLRTAVRLVLGMIRLGLGPEGPAEAAAKRRIRRVTGAAADGASGVASA, encoded by the coding sequence ATGGGAATCATCGGCACGTGGAAGACACAGCTCCGGACCACCTTCACGGACGGCGATCCCGCCATCCCGCAGTGGCAGTTCGAGTTCGAGAACGGCGATGACGCCGGCTATTTCCCGGTCGGATCGGCCGTCTGGACCGTGCACAGCTCGATGACGCCGACGGTGGCCGGCATCCGTGCCCTGCTGCTCCAGGCCCTGCATCCCGGAGCCATGGCCGGGGTGCATGCCCACTCGAGCTTCCGGGAGGAGCCGCTCGGCCGGCTCGCCAACACCATCCGCTGGATCTTCACGGTGACCTACGGCTCCAGGGTCGCGGCGCAGGAGGGTTCGGCCTTCGTGCAGCGGCTGCACACGAGGGTGCATGGCACCTACGTCGACAGCCGTGGCGAGGAGAAGCCCTATTCCGCGGCCGACCCCGACCTCATCCGCTGGGTGCACCTCGCGTTCACCGATGCGTTCGTGGCTGCCCATGCCTCCTACGGCGGGTCGATTCCGGGTGGAGTGGACCAGTACGTGGCCGAGTGGGCGCAGGCCGGGGAGCTGATGGGGCTGGAGGATCCGCCGCGCTCCGAGGCCGAGCTGCGGTCCCAGCTCGCGGCGTTCGACGGCGAGCTCACCGCCAGCGAGCAGGTGCGGCAGGCGCTCACCTATATCCGCCGTCCGCCGCTTCCGTGGTCCCAGCGCCTCGGGTACCAGGTGCTGTTCGCCGGGGCCGTGGCGACGCTCGAGCCGAGGCACCGCGAGATGCTCGGCCTGAGGGTGCCGTCGCTCGGACCGGTTGCCCTGCCTCTCCGGACCGCGGTGCGGCTGGTGCTCGGAATGATCCGGCTGGGCCTCGGACCCGAGGGCCCTGCCGAGGCGGCGGCGAAGCGCCGCATCCGCCGTGTGACGGGAGCTGCGGCCGACGGCGCGTCCGGGGTGGCTTCCGCTTAA
- the gluQRS gene encoding tRNA glutamyl-Q(34) synthetase GluQRS: protein MAHQGAGRFAPSPSGQLHIGNLRTAVLAWLFARSTGRDFLVRIEDLDRVRAGAEADQLAELAALGIRSDAPVIRQSEQGHRYAQALDDLLHRGLVYECFCTRRDVAEAASAPHVWPGFYPGTCRHLSETERVLLRVQQRPALRLKSGVESWSVEDLLAGHVSAPVDDFVLRRNDGVIAYNLAVVVDDAAQGIDQVVRGDDLLDSAPRQAYLASLLGLPVPVYAHVPLAVTQEGRRLAKRDGAVTLEDLARLGWAVPAVLDVVLGSLGLPGGSLEAALAVFDPGRMPRDPWVVDPSALFPPPPAPACKPSVPTDKVSS, encoded by the coding sequence GTGGCACACCAGGGCGCCGGCCGATTCGCTCCCAGCCCGTCGGGGCAACTGCATATCGGGAACCTCCGCACCGCCGTCCTCGCCTGGCTGTTCGCCCGTTCCACGGGACGGGACTTCCTGGTCCGCATCGAGGACCTGGACCGCGTCCGTGCCGGAGCCGAGGCCGATCAGCTGGCCGAACTCGCCGCGCTGGGGATCCGCTCCGACGCACCCGTCATCCGCCAGAGCGAGCAGGGCCACCGCTACGCACAGGCCCTCGACGACCTCCTTCACCGCGGACTGGTCTACGAGTGCTTCTGCACGCGCCGGGACGTGGCCGAAGCGGCAAGCGCGCCCCACGTCTGGCCGGGTTTCTACCCGGGCACCTGCCGCCACCTGAGCGAGACCGAACGCGTCCTGCTGCGCGTGCAGCAACGTCCGGCGCTGCGCCTGAAGTCCGGCGTGGAGTCCTGGAGCGTCGAGGACCTGCTGGCGGGCCACGTCTCCGCACCGGTCGACGACTTCGTGCTCCGGAGGAACGACGGCGTCATCGCCTACAACCTCGCGGTCGTCGTCGACGACGCCGCGCAGGGCATCGACCAGGTGGTGCGGGGGGACGACCTGCTCGATTCCGCTCCACGGCAGGCCTACCTCGCCTCGCTGCTCGGCTTGCCGGTCCCCGTCTATGCCCATGTTCCCCTCGCGGTCACGCAGGAGGGGCGCCGCTTGGCAAAACGGGACGGCGCTGTGACACTGGAGGACCTTGCCCGGCTGGGTTGGGCTGTGCCTGCGGTGCTCGATGTCGTCCTGGGCTCCCTCGGCCTTCCCGGCGGGTCGCTCGAGGCAGCCCTGGCCGTGTTCGATCCCGGCCGGATGCCCCGTGATCCGTGGGTGGTGGACCCGTCAGCCCTGTTCCCTCCGCCGCCTGCACCGGCATGCAAACCGTCAGTACCAACCGATAAGGTTTCTTCGTGA
- a CDS encoding DNA polymerase III subunit gamma and tau, which produces MSTALYRRYRPETFADVIGQEHVTEPLMAAIDKDRINHAYLFSGPRGCGKTTSARILARCLNCAQGPTSTPCGTCDSCVELARNGSGSLDVIEIDAASHGGVDDARDLRERATFAPVRDRFKIFIIDEAHMVTSAGFNALLKIVEEPPEHILFIFATTEPDKVIGTIRSRTHHYPFRLVPPEPLLAYLELLCHQENVPVAPGVLSLVIRAGGGSVRDSLSVLDQLMAGAGENGLDYELAVSLLGYTHATLLDDVVDSVAAGDAATVFNAVDRVIQTGHDPRRFVEDLLERFRDLIVINAVPEGAASILRGVPDDQLNRMRTQANQLGAGELSRAADVTNTALTEMTGATSPRLHLELLCARLLLPAADATARGTLARVDRIERRLEYAAGAPVAEVDDAPKAPARTRLDGVPRTAEEAAARWSLPVAEPAAEAPAVPAAVPGVPSPAAPAASRVQPSSGTPVRDSSPDWGGSWGVSTDSAFSDPVPSQPSQPTGQPSEQPAAAAPASLAGQAPPIANVPATERPQASPQESSRPGPTAPFGQQGPPPVQAATAPPSTPQQRQPAVQQPAAQGQQPGAPAAVRRPNQDDAPQQGPLQGGQPQPQPQHEVRRPDAAQQGRPAASGGNVEMVRRAWPEIMDEVARIKRATWLIVNVSAKPRSFEGNQLVLAFANQGNAIGFQRGPHVDNLKQAIHKVLGLTCSIEAVHDAGGAGESGPKVPASQTASGSTPGPDSSAPSALRGDSPTASTGSVQHPEGRGPAGQPGPAAAPGSDPGAQPGPQPSAQSDSQSGSQSGGSTVALGADAGRPGGPAVPATAGVRQPVGDPAVPATAGVRQPVGSPAGDTSASALPGSATPGPGRTLVVAGPPATVPDVQTPAGTPGSSGPGGQVPARTPGSSGPGGQAPVRTPGSPQQSRSGSHPAGISALTSAPSDGPSGGRRLQGSRPASPAVGKFRSAGGGPAASDPTTEAVSAWDPSMSDDSWALVEPPEEAFDPGPGWNAVPEDPYERRSPGTQGTAVPPAGGPAPDRAGGALPTASGTRRSGPQLTAPSTGVTAGPSVTPERAPERTPGPAHTPARTSAPQAPGPVGVPQVPEPEASRSVVWSPSIESVPPAPEAGTVPSPIGPTGQTIGFGGSGSPATPAGQGSTTGPRSGSPAPAGPGVLAPDRPASAENIRQKPVSRYQQLLDEAERKRAEEAAAARGTADRRFIEDEPSADDETIEESGLVGRRAIERILNGRLIEERSVDGQ; this is translated from the coding sequence GTGAGCACAGCCCTTTACCGCCGCTACCGTCCCGAGACCTTCGCGGACGTCATCGGTCAGGAGCATGTCACCGAACCCCTGATGGCGGCCATCGACAAGGACCGCATCAACCACGCCTACCTGTTCTCCGGCCCGCGTGGCTGCGGCAAGACGACCTCCGCCCGCATCCTCGCCCGGTGCCTCAATTGCGCCCAGGGCCCCACCTCCACGCCGTGCGGCACCTGCGACAGCTGCGTCGAACTGGCGCGCAACGGATCGGGCAGCCTCGACGTCATCGAGATCGACGCCGCCAGCCACGGTGGCGTCGACGACGCCCGCGACCTCCGCGAACGCGCAACCTTCGCCCCGGTGCGTGACCGCTTCAAGATCTTCATCATCGACGAGGCGCACATGGTCACGTCGGCGGGCTTCAATGCGCTGCTGAAGATCGTGGAGGAGCCGCCCGAGCACATCCTCTTCATCTTCGCGACCACGGAGCCGGACAAGGTCATCGGCACCATCCGCTCGCGCACGCACCACTACCCCTTCCGGCTGGTCCCGCCGGAGCCGCTTCTGGCGTACCTCGAGCTGCTCTGCCACCAGGAGAACGTGCCGGTGGCGCCCGGCGTGCTCTCGCTCGTGATCCGGGCCGGGGGCGGCTCGGTCCGCGACTCCCTCTCGGTCCTCGACCAGCTGATGGCCGGGGCCGGTGAGAACGGGCTCGACTACGAACTCGCCGTCTCACTCCTCGGCTACACCCATGCGACGCTCCTCGACGACGTCGTCGACTCGGTGGCCGCCGGCGACGCCGCGACCGTCTTCAATGCCGTCGACCGCGTCATCCAGACGGGCCATGATCCCCGCCGCTTCGTCGAGGACCTCCTCGAACGGTTCCGGGATCTGATCGTCATCAACGCCGTGCCGGAAGGCGCCGCGTCCATCCTCCGCGGCGTGCCCGACGACCAGCTCAACCGCATGCGTACCCAGGCCAATCAGCTCGGTGCCGGTGAACTGTCCCGGGCGGCCGACGTCACCAACACCGCGCTCACCGAGATGACGGGGGCCACCTCACCGCGCCTGCACCTCGAACTGCTGTGCGCACGGCTCCTGCTGCCCGCGGCGGACGCCACCGCGCGCGGCACCCTCGCCCGGGTGGACCGCATCGAGCGACGCCTCGAGTACGCCGCCGGCGCTCCGGTGGCCGAAGTGGACGATGCTCCGAAGGCACCAGCACGCACACGGCTCGACGGCGTACCCCGGACCGCCGAGGAAGCCGCCGCCCGCTGGTCGCTTCCCGTCGCGGAACCAGCAGCCGAAGCCCCGGCGGTTCCGGCTGCAGTGCCCGGCGTCCCCTCCCCCGCGGCACCGGCCGCTTCCCGCGTCCAGCCTTCCTCCGGCACGCCCGTCCGGGATTCATCGCCCGATTGGGGCGGCAGCTGGGGCGTGTCCACGGACTCCGCCTTCTCCGATCCGGTGCCGTCACAGCCGTCGCAGCCGACAGGGCAGCCGTCCGAGCAGCCGGCAGCAGCCGCCCCGGCGAGCCTCGCCGGGCAGGCCCCGCCAATAGCGAACGTTCCTGCGACGGAGCGCCCGCAGGCGAGCCCGCAGGAATCCTCCCGTCCCGGGCCCACGGCTCCCTTCGGCCAGCAGGGGCCGCCGCCTGTGCAGGCCGCAACGGCTCCGCCCTCCACGCCTCAGCAACGGCAGCCGGCGGTGCAACAGCCGGCGGCGCAGGGGCAGCAGCCCGGTGCGCCCGCAGCAGTCCGGCGACCGAACCAGGACGATGCTCCGCAGCAGGGACCACTGCAGGGAGGCCAGCCGCAGCCGCAGCCACAGCATGAGGTTCGGCGACCCGACGCGGCCCAACAGGGCCGGCCTGCTGCCTCCGGGGGCAACGTAGAGATGGTTCGTCGGGCATGGCCGGAGATCATGGACGAGGTGGCCCGGATCAAGCGGGCCACCTGGCTCATCGTCAACGTCTCTGCGAAGCCGCGATCGTTCGAGGGCAATCAGCTGGTCCTGGCCTTCGCCAACCAGGGCAACGCCATCGGGTTCCAGCGCGGGCCCCACGTGGACAACCTGAAGCAGGCCATCCACAAGGTCCTCGGCCTCACCTGTTCCATCGAGGCGGTCCACGACGCCGGCGGGGCGGGTGAGTCGGGCCCAAAAGTACCGGCCAGCCAGACGGCCTCGGGTAGCACCCCGGGCCCTGATTCCTCCGCGCCCTCGGCACTCCGTGGCGACTCGCCGACGGCTTCCACCGGTTCCGTGCAGCATCCGGAAGGCAGAGGTCCTGCAGGTCAGCCAGGCCCTGCGGCTGCCCCCGGCAGTGACCCCGGCGCACAGCCAGGCCCTCAGCCCAGCGCACAATCCGACAGCCAGTCCGGCAGCCAGTCCGGCGGTTCCACTGTAGCCCTCGGTGCCGACGCCGGTAGACCGGGCGGCCCCGCCGTGCCCGCAACCGCCGGCGTCCGGCAGCCGGTAGGCGACCCCGCCGTGCCCGCAACCGCCGGCGTCCGGCAACCGGTAGGCAGCCCCGCCGGGGACACAAGCGCCTCCGCCCTGCCGGGATCAGCTACACCCGGGCCGGGCCGAACGCTCGTCGTCGCTGGACCACCTGCCACAGTGCCTGATGTCCAGACACCTGCCGGCACGCCCGGTTCCTCCGGCCCTGGTGGCCAGGTCCCTGCCCGCACGCCCGGTTCCTCCGGCCCTGGTGGCCAGGCCCCTGTCCGTACGCCCGGTTCCCCGCAGCAGTCACGCAGCGGCAGCCATCCGGCAGGAATATCTGCGCTGACGTCGGCCCCCTCGGACGGTCCGTCCGGTGGGCGCCGACTGCAGGGATCCCGCCCTGCATCGCCGGCAGTCGGAAAATTCCGGAGTGCTGGCGGAGGCCCTGCAGCCAGCGACCCGACTACCGAAGCGGTCAGTGCCTGGGATCCATCGATGTCGGACGACTCCTGGGCACTCGTCGAGCCGCCGGAAGAGGCCTTCGACCCGGGCCCCGGCTGGAATGCAGTACCGGAGGATCCCTATGAGCGCCGGAGCCCAGGCACACAGGGGACAGCAGTACCTCCGGCTGGCGGTCCAGCACCTGATCGGGCCGGCGGAGCCCTTCCGACAGCTTCGGGAACGCGGCGCTCCGGCCCGCAGCTGACAGCACCCTCCACTGGAGTAACGGCCGGCCCCTCCGTCACGCCTGAACGAGCGCCTGAACGGACGCCCGGGCCCGCACACACGCCCGCACGCACGTCAGCGCCGCAGGCTCCCGGACCCGTGGGCGTGCCGCAGGTTCCAGAGCCGGAGGCGTCCCGGTCGGTGGTGTGGAGCCCCTCCATCGAGTCGGTGCCCCCCGCGCCGGAAGCAGGCACGGTTCCGTCCCCGATAGGTCCGACAGGTCAGACAATCGGCTTCGGCGGGAGCGGATCGCCGGCGACTCCTGCCGGTCAAGGGAGCACAACGGGTCCTCGCTCCGGCAGCCCGGCACCTGCCGGGCCCGGCGTGCTTGCGCCGGATCGCCCCGCATCGGCCGAGAACATCCGGCAGAAGCCCGTCAGCCGCTACCAGCAGCTTCTCGATGAAGCCGAACGGAAGCGGGCCGAGGAGGCTGCTGCTGCCCGGGGAACCGCCGATCGCCGTTTCATCGAGGACGAGCCCAGCGCCGATGATGAAACCATCGAGGAGTCCGGGCTGGTAGGCCGCAGAGCGATCGAGCGCATCCTCAACGGGCGCCTGATCGAGGAACGCAGCGTCGACGGCCAATGA
- the recR gene encoding recombination mediator RecR: protein MYEGAVQELIDELGRLPGVGPKSAQRLAFHILEADGDDMKRLVTAITTVKERVKFCTICGNVAEQEQCAICRDPRRDPTMICVVEESKDVIAVERTRSFRGRYHVLGGAINPIAGVGPDQLRIRELLARLSDEQIQEIIIATDPNLEGEATATYLVRMLKTIGIPVTRLASGLPVGGDLEYADEVTLGRAFEGRRAMS from the coding sequence GTGTACGAAGGCGCAGTGCAGGAGCTGATCGATGAGCTCGGGCGCCTGCCCGGCGTGGGACCGAAGTCGGCCCAGCGCCTCGCGTTCCACATCCTGGAAGCAGACGGGGACGACATGAAGCGCCTCGTCACGGCCATCACCACGGTCAAGGAACGCGTCAAGTTCTGCACCATCTGCGGGAACGTGGCGGAGCAGGAGCAGTGCGCGATCTGCCGCGATCCGCGCCGCGACCCGACAATGATCTGCGTCGTCGAGGAATCCAAGGACGTGATCGCCGTCGAACGGACGCGGTCCTTCCGCGGCAGGTACCACGTCCTCGGAGGTGCCATCAATCCGATCGCCGGGGTGGGACCGGATCAGTTGCGTATCCGGGAGTTGCTCGCCCGGCTCTCCGACGAGCAGATCCAGGAGATCATCATCGCCACGGACCCGAACCTCGAGGGCGAGGCGACGGCGACCTACCTGGTGCGGATGCTCAAGACCATCGGCATCCCGGTCACCCGCCTCGCCTCCGGCCTCCCCGTGGGCGGAGACCTCGAATACGCCGACGAGGTGACCCTCGGCCGCGCCTTCGAGGGCCGCCGCGCCATGTCCTGA
- a CDS encoding ABC transporter permease codes for MSTATEPSTPRPVRAATRLPFWSAVRTVFSLEMKQRLRGRGWYWMLGIWFVVIGFIFVLGTSLLGTTDNEGGILFDLVVGFVLLFGLLVAPGLSANAINGDRAGGTLAILQVTLVSPFQLLAGKWLASWVGSLAFLVLSSPFIFWALALGGVNAQEAFVSLLMLAVELGIVCALGVGVSGIANRPLFSIVSTYMLVALLAIGTVIVFGLSTTLVMEERTLTTSYYTYSESSLDNTGVPEEGAEMECVTQTSQGMIPHTEYIAWLLAANPFVVVADAVPYGTEDLPEEPGLDPLAGDGSYYTPGVMETISQGVRAAQAGPDLDQTCEEFAQSMRRLPQEAPIWPLGLGIQLVLAAGLLMLARRRLTMPAKRLAQGTRIA; via the coding sequence ATGAGCACAGCCACCGAACCATCGACCCCGCGCCCTGTCCGTGCCGCCACCAGGCTGCCCTTCTGGTCCGCCGTCCGCACAGTGTTCTCCCTCGAGATGAAGCAGCGCCTGCGCGGTAGGGGCTGGTACTGGATGCTCGGCATCTGGTTCGTGGTGATCGGCTTCATCTTCGTGCTCGGGACGTCCCTGCTGGGAACGACCGACAACGAGGGCGGCATCCTCTTCGACCTCGTCGTCGGCTTCGTCCTGCTCTTCGGCCTCCTCGTGGCCCCGGGACTGTCCGCCAATGCCATCAACGGGGACCGTGCCGGCGGCACCCTGGCCATCCTGCAGGTGACCCTCGTCAGTCCCTTCCAGCTCCTGGCCGGCAAATGGCTGGCGTCCTGGGTGGGATCGCTGGCCTTCCTCGTCCTCAGCAGTCCCTTCATCTTCTGGGCCCTGGCGCTCGGAGGGGTCAACGCGCAGGAAGCATTCGTCTCCCTCCTGATGCTCGCGGTCGAGCTGGGCATCGTCTGCGCGCTCGGCGTCGGCGTCTCGGGGATCGCCAACCGTCCGCTGTTCTCGATCGTGAGCACCTACATGCTGGTGGCATTGCTCGCGATCGGTACGGTGATCGTCTTCGGGCTGAGCACCACGCTGGTGATGGAGGAGCGAACCCTGACGACGTCGTACTACACCTACTCGGAGAGCAGTCTCGACAACACCGGCGTTCCCGAGGAGGGTGCCGAGATGGAATGCGTCACGCAGACGAGTCAGGGCATGATCCCCCATACGGAGTACATCGCCTGGCTGCTCGCCGCGAACCCGTTCGTGGTGGTCGCCGACGCCGTGCCCTACGGCACCGAGGATCTGCCGGAGGAGCCCGGACTGGATCCGCTCGCCGGGGATGGCTCGTACTACACCCCGGGCGTCATGGAGACCATCAGCCAGGGAGTGCGGGCGGCGCAGGCCGGACCCGATCTGGACCAGACCTGCGAGGAGTTCGCGCAGTCAATGCGGCGGCTGCCCCAGGAGGCACCCATCTGGCCCCTCGGGTTGGGAATCCAGCTGGTGCTCGCGGCCGGGCTGCTGATGCTCGCCCGGCGCAGGCTCACGATGCCGGCGAAGCGCCTCGCGCAGGGGACGCGCATCGCCTAG
- a CDS encoding ABC transporter ATP-binding protein, which produces MTDECGGIVVEGVARSFGSVQAVRDIDFEAPPGEVTALIGPNGSGKTTLLLMMASLLAPDLGTVRVAGFDPVTQPGEVRSRVGWMPDTLGVWESLTALEVLTTLGALYGMSVADRTRRADELLVAVNLTEFGRQPARVLSRGQQQRLSLARSLIHDPQVLLLDEPASGLDPGSRVELRSLLRSLAAEGKTVVVSSHVLSELDEIADRAVFVSRGQSVKSQTLDEAGSQVRRYYVQAQPMSALAAALESYGVRFETRGDSRREEFLVQLGSTAEAAWLLRTLVMGEVVITAFAPAGGALEETYMSLDTDRR; this is translated from the coding sequence ATGACCGACGAATGCGGGGGGATCGTTGTCGAGGGAGTCGCCCGGAGCTTCGGCTCGGTGCAGGCCGTCCGCGACATCGATTTCGAGGCTCCGCCCGGGGAAGTGACCGCTCTGATCGGTCCCAACGGCTCCGGCAAGACCACTCTGCTACTGATGATGGCGAGCCTCCTGGCTCCCGACCTGGGAACCGTGCGCGTGGCAGGGTTCGATCCCGTCACGCAGCCGGGGGAGGTGAGGAGCAGGGTCGGCTGGATGCCGGACACGCTCGGCGTGTGGGAGTCCCTGACGGCCCTCGAGGTACTGACGACGCTCGGTGCCCTGTACGGGATGAGCGTGGCCGACCGCACGCGCCGCGCCGACGAGTTGCTGGTCGCCGTGAACCTCACGGAGTTCGGCCGCCAGCCGGCCCGCGTGCTCTCGCGCGGCCAGCAGCAACGGCTCAGCCTGGCGCGATCCCTGATCCACGACCCGCAGGTCCTGCTGCTGGATGAACCCGCCTCCGGGCTCGATCCCGGGTCCCGTGTGGAACTGCGGTCGCTCCTGCGGTCCCTCGCGGCCGAGGGAAAGACCGTCGTCGTGTCCAGTCATGTCCTGTCCGAGTTGGACGAGATCGCGGACCGCGCCGTCTTCGTCAGCCGGGGGCAGTCGGTCAAGAGCCAGACGCTCGACGAGGCGGGCAGCCAGGTGCGCCGCTACTACGTCCAGGCGCAGCCGATGTCGGCGCTCGCCGCGGCACTCGAGAGCTACGGGGTCCGCTTCGAGACGCGAGGGGACTCCCGGCGCGAGGAGTTCCTCGTCCAGCTGGGCAGTACCGCCGAGGCCGCCTGGCTGCTGCGCACCCTGGTGATGGGCGAGGTCGTCATCACCGCCTTCGCCCCCGCGGGCGGTGCTCTCGAGGAGACCTACATGAGCCTGGATACGGACAGACGATGA
- a CDS encoding aspartate kinase, which yields MSLIVQKFGGSSVADAEGIKRVAQRVVDTQAAGHQVVVVVSAMGDSTDELLDLAAQVSPASSDAREMDMLLSAGERISMALLAMAIHGIGASAQSFTGSQAGMITDAIHGKARIIDVSPHRIRTAIEKGDIAIVAGFQGMSRDSNDITTLGRGGSDTTAVALAAALDADVCEIYTDVDGVYTADPRVVPSAQKIDTISSEEMLEMAASGAKILHLRCVEYARRFGVPIHVRSSFSHNEGTWVLPSPDDQIKIQEGEPLEQPIISGVAHDRSEAKVTVVGVPDIPGKAAEIFGIVAGTNTNIDMIVQNVSTHGSGRTDISFTLPIVDGAEALAALGEAQDRVGFESVEYNETIGKLSLIGAGMRSNPGVSYRFFRALSDAGVNIDMISTSEIRISVVTGADLLDTAVRAVHAAFELDGDTTATVYAGTGR from the coding sequence ATGAGCCTCATAGTCCAGAAATTCGGCGGATCGTCGGTCGCCGACGCCGAGGGCATCAAGCGCGTGGCGCAGCGCGTCGTCGACACGCAGGCGGCCGGCCATCAGGTGGTGGTCGTCGTCTCCGCGATGGGCGACAGTACCGACGAGCTGCTGGACCTCGCCGCCCAGGTGAGTCCGGCGTCGTCCGATGCCCGCGAGATGGACATGCTCCTCAGCGCGGGCGAGCGCATCTCGATGGCCCTGCTCGCCATGGCCATCCACGGCATCGGGGCGTCGGCGCAGTCCTTCACCGGCAGCCAGGCCGGTATGATCACCGATGCCATCCACGGCAAGGCCCGCATCATCGACGTCTCACCGCATCGCATCCGGACGGCCATCGAAAAGGGCGACATCGCCATCGTCGCCGGATTCCAGGGCATGAGCCGTGACAGCAACGACATCACGACCCTCGGTCGGGGCGGCTCGGACACCACCGCCGTCGCGCTCGCGGCCGCACTCGACGCCGACGTCTGCGAGATCTACACCGATGTCGACGGCGTCTACACGGCCGACCCCCGGGTCGTCCCGTCGGCGCAGAAGATCGACACCATCTCGAGCGAGGAGATGCTCGAGATGGCCGCCTCGGGTGCCAAGATCCTGCACCTGCGCTGCGTCGAGTACGCGCGGCGCTTCGGGGTGCCCATCCACGTCCGCTCCTCCTTCAGCCATAACGAGGGCACCTGGGTCCTGCCCAGCCCTGACGACCAGATCAAGATTCAAGAGGGAGAACCCTTGGAACAGCCCATCATCTCCGGTGTCGCGCACGACCGCTCCGAAGCGAAGGTCACCGTCGTCGGCGTGCCCGACATCCCCGGGAAGGCCGCAGAGATCTTCGGCATCGTCGCGGGCACCAACACGAACATCGACATGATCGTCCAGAACGTCTCGACGCATGGTTCGGGACGCACGGACATCTCCTTCACCCTGCCGATCGTCGACGGCGCCGAGGCCCTCGCCGCGCTCGGCGAGGCGCAGGACCGTGTCGGCTTCGAGAGCGTCGAGTACAACGAGACGATCGGCAAGCTCTCCCTGATCGGCGCCGGCATGCGGTCGAACCCGGGTGTCTCCTACCGCTTCTTCCGGGCACTGTCCGACGCCGGCGTGAACATCGACATGATCTCGACGTCGGAGATCCGCATCTCCGTGGTGACGGGGGCCGACCTCCTCGACACCGCGGTCCGCGCCGTGCACGCGGCCTTCGAGCTCGACGGCGACACCACGGCGACCGTCTACGCCGGCACAGGGCGCTAG